tcacagcgcccattacattgcagcctcgtcatatcacagcgccccattacattgcagcctcctcatatcacagcgcccattacattgcagcctcttcacatcacagcccccattacattgcagcctcgtcatatcacagcgcccattacattgcagcctcgtcatatcacagcccccattacattgcagcctcgtcatatcacagcgcccccattacattgcagcctcgtcatatcacagcccccattacattgcagcctcatcatatcacagcccccattacattgcagcctcgtcatatcacagcgcccccattacattgcagcctcgtcatatcacagcccccattacattgcagcctcatcatatcacagcgccccattacattgcagcctcgtcatatcacagcgccccattacattgcagcctcgtcatatcacagcgccccattacattgcagcctcctcatatcacagcgccccattacattgcagcctcgtcatatcacagcgcccataacattgcagcctcttcacatcacagccccccattacattgcagcctcctcatatcacagcgccccattacattgcagcctcctcatatcacagcgccccattacattgcagcctcgtcatatcacagcgccccattacattgcagcctcgtcatatcactgcgccccattacattgcaggctcgtcatatcacagcgccccattacattgcagcctcgtcatatcacagcgcccccattacattacagcctcttcacatcacagcccccccattacattgcagcctcgtcatatcTCAGCGCCCATTACatttccacattatagtgcccctttacagatCACAGCGCCCctgttacattagagtccccttcatgtccagggctggactgggacaaaaatgtggccctggacttcatccagaccagcccagggcataacacatcaggggacagcacatcagggcacaggacacagaacatcatgacacagcacatcagggcacatcacatcaaggcacagcacatcagggcacagcacatcagggcacagggtacagcacatcagggaacagagcccagcacatcagggtacagcacatcaggacacagcacatcagggcacatcagggcacagatcagggtacagagcccagcacatcagggcacagggtacagcacatcagggtacagagcccagcacatcagggtacagcacatcaggacacagcacatcagggtacaggacatcagggcacaggtcacagtacatcagggcacacaacattggggcacagcacatcagggcacggggcacaaagcacatcagggcatggggcacatcagggcatggggcacatcagggcatggggcacatagcacatcagggcacatcattgtacattggggcacatcagggtacattggggcacatcagggtacattggggcacatcaaggtacattggggcacatcagggtacattggggcacatcagggtacattggggcacatcaaggtacattggggcacatcagggtacattggggcacatcaggcacatcaaagcacatggggcacatcagggtacattggggtACATCGCCGCGGACCTCACCACAGAACAACTGGGAAACCCCAGTTGAGAAACTATGcaataggcaaattaggcagccgctgGAACTGGCCggctgagccatcggcccaccgggaaacacccggtagtcccgatggccagtacatgcctgttgatgtcatagttcccctttacacatcacagcaccccaattacattgcagccattgtcacatcacacattcacatgtatgtgttttggcggcccacatttgcgcaggcacagcagcccattcatttgaatgggctgccatgcctgcgtttcctgcagaaaaaaaggtgcatgcagcattttataaatgcagtggccttgaaattcattcggcttttgcaccatgcgacttacctgcagttcctgcacccacAAACGTACTGTGTTTTTAAAAGCGTGGCCTtaacatctaaaaatgcagcaagtttgccggagcaggaactgcaggtaagtcacatggtgcaaaagtagaatgaacagacagtgctgtatttcattgcttgatgggcataggtgtgtgcagcctattaaatgctgcatgcacctttttttttttgcaggaaatgcagacatggcagtccattcaaatgattgGGCACTGTGCCTGCAcaaatgtgggccaccaaaacacatacatgtgaaccagctaGGCCAAAAATAAGCCCATCAAacagttcacactgaggcactttgcaggcgctatagcgctaaaaatagtgcctgcaaagtgccctgaaacagtggctccgagggctttcacactggagcggtgcgctggcagggcgtcagaaaaagtcctgccagcagctactttggagcgcattaggagcggcgaactcaccgctcctaaagcacccctgcccattgaaatcaatgggcaacgccgctgaaccgccggcaaaccgccgctgtagcggcgctttgcaggtgcttttaaccctttttcggccgctagcaggggtttaaagtgccccgctagaggccaaaaagcaccgcaaaaacgacggtaaagcgccactaaaaacagtggcgttttaccaccaatgcccgggtgctttcagtgtgaaagcagcctaaatacaGTATGCCATGTTCCTGTAAATCATGCTGTGCTCTCCTCTGAGGCCTCACTCAGCCTGGACAGTGGACTGCAGATCTGCTcagtttttttaactttcttttattACACAAGACATGGCATGGGGATAGGGGGAgcgggagccaggggaggagaaaagaCCTTACCTGGTCGTGGAAAGCTCAGCCTTAGCTAAATTCTCCACACTGCTGCTTAGTTTTTTCACTTCACCAGGCTTCAGTGCACTCTCCACTCcgcgctgcccagggccctgtctcaCTCCTCCTCCACTTCTCAGCTCCTCCGAGTCCGATCACTGCTAACACAGCACTGTTTGCACgcatagcaaggggcggggccagagcgtcagtggagctcaaggccccgcccacccGCGGCCCGctcctcaaatgaaaaaaaaaaggcactgtggGCGCCGTGCGCGCCGCGGCTGACATCACATAATTCAGCGCCGATTTGCGGGCAGCGCGCAGGGTTAacgggcagctctgctttgggccccaagcaatgacagggccctgggcagctgccccgtttgccctgcgctaaagacggccctggttgtcTCTGTGGAGGCTTCTATGTAGGGAAGACAAAGTGCCTATTTTTCAAGCATATTAGAGATCATAACAAACCTGTATGCAAATAAAAGATGGAGACGGCCATCAGCCGACATGTGAGTACTTATCATAAATTTAAACCCAATGGCCTTGGAACATATACCCATACATGTTAGAGGTGGCAGTGCGGGTAAAACATTGTTACAATTAGAGGCTCTGAATATCCTGGCTTTAATGAAACTTTAAGTTTCAAACCCTTTCTGTAATTCTACAATGTCATGTGTACTCCCTTTCCTTGTATCTGTTCTCGCAGTGGTTTACTTAGCCAactccctccctttttccccctctccccaaTCTTGCCCCcccaccttctcccccccccctttttgtttttttcctccactttattgtattttgtttctttcctattattattaattttgacAATTATGGGttcatttgtgtgtttttttatttattatgcttTGGTTCAAAATTTGATTATAAGTAGTACTTTGTTTATTTATAAAATTCTGAAGATAATCATATATCTATGTAGATATTTTGAATTCATTTGCCTTGTCCACCACTTTCTGTGGGAACCAATATGTAGTCATCAGTCCCACATTTCTTTCAGGACTGTGCCATCACTTGCCCCCATATGGTCTCTGCTGTGTGGGACCCTTTGAGGCAGTGGGCGCATTTGcaaccatacggacgcccagggggCTGAGGGGGTCCCCAGTCAGTGCGCATTTGGCACCACTGCGCTGTGCCTGTTCCCTCTTTTCCTCGAGATGTTCACATCTCTTGGTGTCCATCTGGTCCCCAGCACACTGTATCCATCCAATGGTGTTGCTCCTCTCCTCCTCTTGACCAATCGGCCGCTTGGTGGGCTTGTGGGATGGGCGGCCTTTCGGCATTGTGACTGGTTGAGCTCTCCCTCCCTGTTGGCAACATTGGCCGCGTCTCCCGCTGCCTACCGCTTGGCCCTCCGCTCAATGTAGTTTGGGGTGTGATCTGGAAACCTCGCGCATGCGTTGTGGTGCCATCATGTCTGCATTCGGGCGATGATATCAGACGCCGACCGAATGGAGGACATATAAAAGCTGGCTTCTCAGGCAACACCCCTGCCAGAGATTGAGGGCGACCTGTGAACCACATTTGCTTGTTTGTTAGGTAAGGCCTGCTGTTACATACATTTTCTTAGCTGTGACTCCATGCTTAGCTGATCTAATGCTAATTTAGATACTGTTGGGCTAAGCctattatgatttatttatttttatatatgccCCTCAAATGCTGCTGGATAGTGGAGCATCTACATTACAAGTCCTAGACCTATTGGCTTATTTATCATTCACCCAACATATCACACActtgtctttattttttttcccagtatTATTTCCACTTTTGGTACCTTTCATATTAGTTTTTTATAATAGAGTGAGACATTAGTCCTGTGTACCATGTGTTACCAACTTATTAAATCTAATAATCAGATGGATGCTTGTTTTACCACCCCTTGTTTATTTGATTTTACCATATGTAATATAATTAactattacagtatctcacaaaagtgagtacacccctcacatttttgtaaatattttattatatctttttatgttacaacacttaagaaattacactttgctacaatgtaaagtagtgcgtgcacagcttgtatagcagtgtaaatttgctgtcccctcaaaataactcaacacacagccattactgtctagaccgctgacaacaaaagtgagtacacccctaagtgaaaatgtccaaattgggcccaattagccattttccctccccggtatcatttcattagtgttacaagttctcaggtgtgaatggggagcaggtgtgttaaatttgatgttatcgctctcactctctcatactggtcactggaagttcaacatggcacctcatgtcaaagaactctctaaggatctgaaaaaaattatttgttgctctacataaagatgacttaggctataagcagattgccaagacctaaaaatgagctgcagcacggtggccaagaccatacagcagtttaacaggacaggttcaaatcagaacaggcctcgccatggttgaccaaagaaattgagtgcacgtgctcagcgtcagcgtcatatccagaggttgtttttgggaaatagatctATGAGTGCTgccactgccagcattgctgcagaggttgaagggctggggggtcagcctgtcagtgctcagaccatacgccgcacgctgcatcaaattggtctgtatggctgtcatcccagaaggaagcctcttctaaagatgattcacaagaaagcccgcaaacagtttgcaagagacaagcagactaaggacatggattactggaaccatgttctgtggtctgatgagaccaagataaacttatttggttcagatggtgtcaagcgtgtgtggcagcaaccaggtgaggagtacaaacacaagtgtgtcttgtctacagtcaagcatgggggtgggagtaacatggtctggggctgcatgagtgctgccgaaactggggagctacagttcattgagggaaccatgaatgccaacatgtactgtgacatactgaagcagagcatgatctcctcccttcggagactgggccacagggcagtattcctacatgataatgatcccaaacacacctcaaagatgaccactgccttgctaaagaagctgagggtaaaggtgatggactggccaagcaggtctccagacctaaaccctattgagcatctgtggggcatcctcaaacagaaggtagaggagtgcaaggtctctaacatccaccagctctgtgatgtcgtcatggagtagtggaagaggactccagtggcaacctgtgaagctctggtgaactccatgcccaagaggccacacaaaatattgacactttgagcccaatttggacatttttacttaggggtgtactcacttttgttgacagcggtttagacattaatggctgtgtgttgagctattttgcggggacagcaaatttacactgttatactagctttacactcactactttacattgtagcaaagtgtaatttcttcagtgttgtcacatgaaaagatataataaaatatttacaaaaatgtgaggggtgtactcacttttgtgagatactgtacatgatttTCTCCCTGTTTCATATAACAAATAATCATAGAGTCCTTATTGAATGATCCCTACCAATTTTAAATGTTAGGATCTCAAATATactaatattcttttattttttccatgtcccttttcttgtttctttttccctatgtcagtgtcatttatataaccacttcccgcccagcctatagcggattgacgtccgggaagtggttccgttgtcctgactgggcgtcatatgacttccagcaggataacatgccgctgtgCGCCCACGGAGGCGCACATCGCGgctccaccaatcttggtaaagagcctccgatggaggctctttaccacgtgatcagccgcgtccaatcacggctgatcacgatgtcaataggaagagccgttgatcggcttttcctcactcgcgtctgacagacgcgagtagaggagagccgatcggcggctctcctgacaggggggtctgcgctgattgtttatcagcgcagctcccccctcagatgaccacactggaccaccagggatcgccactaggaaggggcaacatgtggatggccaggtatgtaccccatggccatccacatgtgcccaatgtgcccagtcagtgctcAATCTGTGccaaataggcactgattggcaccataataTTGCCTAGATGCCCTGCAATGCCAACCTTAggcgcatcagtgccaccaatcagtttcatcagtgccacccatcagtgtccatcggtgccacctgtcagtgcccatctgtgcccatcagtgcccaccgtgccacctatcagtgccacccataagtacccgtcagtgccacccataagtacccatcaatgccacctacgagtgcccatcagtgccgcctatgagtgcccatctgtgcgacctatgagtgtccattagtgctgcataccagtgccacctatcagtgcccatcagtgctgcctatcagtgcccatcatcagtgccacctcatcagtgccacctcattggtgccacctcatcggtgcccatcagtgccgccgtatcagtgcccgtcagtgcagccatatcagtgcccatcattgaagaagaaaacatacttatttacaaaaaaatttaacagaaacaaagaaaatcgtgttttttttcaaaattttcggtctttttttatttgttgcgcaaaaaataaaaaccgcagaggtgatcaaataccaccaatagaaagctctatttgtgggaacaaaatgataaaaaaattgtttgagtacagtgtagcacgaccgcgcaattgtccttcaaattgtgatagcgctgaaagctgaaaattggcctgggcgggaaggtgtctaagtgcctggtattgaagtggttaatctctatTGGACACATGTTGTTCTACATACAGGCGCCCTCCATTATATGTTCTGAATACATTTTCTTCTAAGTAAGTAATTTGCTTGGGATTTTTCCCATTGGCAATTAAGGTTTATCCTTTATGCACCTCTTTGCCATTTgcattttggtgcaatttttttccaACTAATTTAAATAGCACACATTTAGGACTtactccccttttttctttgttagCCTGGTCTTTGTGTGTTCTCTGTGGCCGCACAGTGCCTCCTCCTCTTGGTGGTCCTTCCTCTGGTGGCGACCTTCCTGGGGGCTTTGAGGTGGTAAGCCCTTGCATGGGTGGACATTCGCAAatggattatgtttttttttcttttttgtaatgtgtgtctatgtatttttttatgtattttcttatGTAGTATTTTATATTTTCCTGTATAGTTTCTCGTAGTCATTGGTTATTTCTTATATACTCTGATGAAGCCAtaaggcaaaacatgttgggacagCATACGAATATCAGATCTTTGTTCAACCGGAATCCTTCTTACATGACCACCATAATGCAAATGTTAAAACTCAACAAACTGTTATGTTTGGTTTTTAATCATGTTcatattaaatttatataatttatataattttatatacgtATGGTCTCCATTCTTATCTGTAAGCATCGTGATAATGCCTTCCCAACCCCTCCTTTTTTTAatacttgttcagttaagctttgacaaaaaaaatggaagctgattggttattatgtagagctgcaccagatcttgcgctcttttttttttgccaactgtgtcTCATTGGGaacatttaccttcactttctgttccatagccaaaacaggaagtgagaggaaatcccggcAAATTACAGGAATAACTTGGGAtcctcaggtcaccagaacaagtgtccttaTTGGAATagttcccctttattacttttctggggccaacccaaaatttggggttttttttatgcttccactttcaatgataatggtaaacaggactaatagagagggtgatctccaaatacagaaaagcttcttcacagtaagtgCTGTGTGTTTACTACTGTTactgtgatcgctatgattggtcacagcaatgacatggtacagggccaatgacAATGGACCTGTACCTCaatctgtcatccgctgtgtccgagggacacatcaATCACAGATTGTATGTCCACCCAGAACGATGCTTGTCCCTTCCaactgtatatgtacagtggctAGTTAAAGACTGAATTATGGTTTTGTACATACCTCTTCCCTCAATGGGTTTGCTTTTCCCCTCCCTCATGAAACCATATCTTAATATAATCAATTTTTATGGTACTTTCTCCCTTAACCGCTTTCCGACCCGcgcgccgtcattatactgtggcaggtcggcacaatcctgcgagccatcgtagctgtacgtcggctcctttaagcggtcTAGCACTGCAGGGgcgccaatgctcgtggccgacggtcgcgatgaccgccggccacgagcgatcgtggggcACGAGAGGccgaacagggacgtgtgtgtgtaaacacacaaatccgtgttctgttcTGTAAGGAGAGACAGATtgcgagttcctaatagctaggaaccacgatctgtcatttcctctaggtcggtcccctccccccacagttagaaacacacacaggggaaaacagttaaccccttgattgccccctagtgttaaccccttccctgccagtgacatttttagagtaatcagtgcatttttatagcactgatcgctgaataaatgccaatggtcccaaaaatgtgtcagaagtgtctgatgtgtctgccataacgtcgcagtcccgataaaaatcgcagatcgccgccattactattaaaaaaaaaaaaacaaataataatgaaaatgctataaatctatccactattttttAGAAGCTATacattttgagcaaaccaatcaatatacgcttattatgatttttattacaaaaaatatatagaagaatacatatctgcctaatttattatagcaaaaagtacaaaatattgtgttttttttctcaaaattgtcactctttttttgtttataacacaaaaaataagaaccgcagagatgatcaaaactaccaaaagaaagctctatttgtggggaaaaaaaaggacggcaagtttgtttgggtgcagcaccgcacgaccacgcaattgtcagttaaagggacgcactgctgaatcgcaaaaaatggcctggtcattcagcagccaaatcttccagcgctgaagtggttaactagttACAGTTACCCTAAATGATGGCTTCATTTATTGTTGTAACATACAATGTGAAGGGCCCAGTCTCTACCAGCAACTGACACAAAATCCTGAATGAACTTCAGCGCCTTTAGGGAAGTTGTTTACCCTAAGAAACACATATTAGGGCTGGTCCGCACCACAGAAATGCAGTCGGTATGTGTGCTGGATGCATGTTTTTCATGCACTTTTgctgcattctggtgcattttttatgcattttccccCACTTTTTTCCCAAAGTTTTCTGGTATTGTTTTGCTGTAGTGGGTTTTTTTTatgcgttctggtgcatttttggtgcattttgctgCGTTCCAATACAGTTCTGTgcagataaaatgcagcatgttctacattttttttgcGCTGGAATGTACTGGAACAGACTGAAGAAAAACCTCAGGGGTCAATATAGAGTTCTATATATTCTTACATTTTGATCGTAGAGGTTGAGTTAGAAAATCAGTTTGGTCACCTCCTTCTTGAAAGGCACCCTAgctaacatactgtatatagtccaagtttttaataactttattttttgctataagtaTTACGTAAATGCGCCTCTTCCCAGAAGGGTATAACCATTTCTGCAGTTTGTTAAATGGacaccatgggggagatttactaaaactggtgcacacagaatctggtgcagctgtgcatagtaaccaatcagttttcaggtttatagaatgtattaagatgcattaatgcattaagataaaaaaaccttctgactttacaaccactttaacttagaaAAGCACCTTCTACTGCTATGAGCctcctaattcctttttttttttttttttgctgatttgatCCAACttactgttagagggtggctacatagttttccatggtcccactgtatgtaggaatgtagccatcctCTCCCATGATTGCAAAAAAATGCACtactcattccaaacaaatggaagctCATGGAGGACGttaaaggaggcagaaaaacacagtaagaaactatTTCAATATGAATTCAATAAACACAGATTTGATTGATTGCAATTCGTTActgtacattttgtatttttactgAGGAAGCCCATCTTAAGCAGTATTTTCGTGCACTAGGGGGAAAAGAGAATTATGTACATATTGGAAAAAACTAGTTTgttcattaaagcccaactctgggctacTTTTTTAAATAGTCCCCATGCATGGAAAATACAACTGTAATATTCACCTCTTCTTTTGTATTTCCCCCTGCTGCCCATCATGTAACCAGCCTCAAGATTTCTGGAAAAGACTGAAGACTGCTGAGGGAGGGGGAGCACTAGGAAGTGGGAGGATAAGACTGGAATTGGACATTAGCTATAACATTAGCTAAGCAACAGTTGCATTTTTAATAGAAATAACGTAAACTCTCCCTTTATTTCAGTGGTTTGTGACAAACAGTATATCTGTTTGCTTTGCGAAATTTGGGGAAAGTTTGTTTCTGAAAGGTTTCTTGATAGCATTTTTGACCTCCTGGTTTCGTAGTGTGTAAATAATAGGATTTAGTAGAGGCGTCAGTACTGTATACAGCACAGACACCAGCTTGTCTGCTGCATAGTTCACTGGTGGCCTCAAATAGATAAATACGCATGGTCCAAAAAAGAATGTAACAACCAGGAGATGGGCTGCACATGTAGAGAACGCTTTACGTCTCCCTTCTGAAGAATGGATCTTTAAGATTGTGGTTATGATTCCAAGGTAGGAGAACAATAGCACCACAAAGCAAGTGAGTGAAATCATTccactgtttgctataataaatatatcaataaaaaaggTGTCAGAACAGGCGAGTACAGCTAGTGGGTGGACATCACAGAAGAAGTGATTTATCTTGTTTGGACCACAAAATGGCAGCTGGTAGGTGAGAAAAGCCTGGGTAAAGGAATGCAAGAAACCTGCTAGCCAAGTACATGCCACCAGCCAACAGCAAAATTTGGAATTCATGACAATGTGATACCTTAGTGGATTACAGATAGCCACATAGCGATCATATGCCATGACAGTCAGAAGGAAGCACTCTACACCACCAAATAAATGAAGGAAGAAAAGCTGCAATATGCACTGGTTAAAGGAGATAGTCTTTTGATTTGAGAAGACATTAACCAGCATCTTTGGGATGGTGACCGTTGAGTAGCACATGTCCAAGAAAGACAAGTTACTGAGAAAAAAATACATAGGTGAACGCAGATGTGGATCAACATGGACTGCTGTCATGATGAGAAGATTACCTGATAAGGTCATCAAATACAGGGCcagaaaaaagacaaagaaaataaCCCGAGCTTCATGTGAATGGGAGAAACCACTAAGGGTGAACTCTGTTACCAAACTTTGATTTTGAAGATCCATATTCTTCTCTCAATAggggatgataaaaaaaaaaaaaaaaaaaaaatcagtaaagaaACATGTCatcaatgtaaactttttttaacatttaagcAACAACATATTTGGAAATTAATTCCATTATTTGTATAAGTCTAGTATTGTTTTAGCACAGCGCTATAACTGTTTTTTAAATCCTACCATTTTTGTTGCTTCAGATTTTCCAAATT
This window of the Aquarana catesbeiana isolate 2022-GZ linkage group LG01, ASM4218655v1, whole genome shotgun sequence genome carries:
- the LOC141133382 gene encoding olfactory receptor 4E2-like, with the protein product MDLQNQSLVTEFTLSGFSHSHEARVIFFVFFLALYLMTLSGNLLIMTAVHVDPHLRSPMYFFLSNLSFLDMCYSTVTIPKMLVNVFSNQKTISFNQCILQLFFLHLFGGVECFLLTVMAYDRYVAICNPLRYHIVMNSKFCCWLVACTWLAGFLHSFTQAFLTYQLPFCGPNKINHFFCDVHPLAVLACSDTFFIDIFIIANSGMISLTCFVVLLFSYLGIITTILKIHSSEGRRKAFSTCAAHLLVVTFFFGPCVFIYLRPPVNYAADKLVSVLYTVLTPLLNPIIYTLRNQEVKNAIKKPFRNKLSPNFAKQTDILFVTNH